The sequence below is a genomic window from bacterium.
ATAAATGGTTGAGCCGATCAAAAAGAGAAGATAAATGTATGTAAAATTCATTTACCAATTATATACTCAAACAAAATTGGTTTTCAAGTAAATTCTAATGGCTCAAGGGAAAAGAGATTGTGCGTTAGTGTATTGGAACAAAAATTACTAAAGAAATAGAGAAAAAAAAGCCGATTAAATATTGGTAATCCATCCTCTGCTAATGCCCTTATATGTAGCCT
It includes:
- a CDS encoding type II toxin-antitoxin system HicB family antitoxin, which encodes MSTRHIKVEFERDEDGMYVATCPFLPGCISQGKTEREALKNIKEAIRLHIRALAEDGLPIFNRLFFLYFFSNFCSNTLTHNLFSLEPLEFT